One Phycisphaerae bacterium RAS2 DNA window includes the following coding sequences:
- the agaA_3 gene encoding Alpha-agarase precursor gives MSRTHTKLVQAICMTAVVSTLASAARAVDINVPGDFATIQAAVAAASAGDRILVGPNTYTTPAGGLVLNVSNLQLLSTAGSATTIIENNTAGMPVIIIAAPGVIVGDVGQGFHIRQLQAASDAIEVQADQVKFGVPTTIQSNRISGNDSDDGIYVDDFIEAGLFIVQNNTFDRNGGTYSFYRGVYFDSSDHPSTNVSTVCLYDSNVDILNNTLNDIDEDGFYFDDDVYKCNVNINNNTVMGLTGYCGVYGTDVFDIFSTLNINGNTFDAFSYGIYVYGIYSHGTCTINNNTVTDFDSDGIEVDYIYYQSTCTINNNTVTGDGTAGEGIYPYDTDYASTTTVSGNTVSGIDYCGIYAYYNYYGSTVVITDNTVSSSTMMDYGIFVDTEYGSNTTITGNTISGFDYAGIDEYYPYAGCTVNISNNTCTADNGGGDYGIYVEDPEYGNTVTVNNNTASNFDYAGIYFGDSYDNTHITCNNNMLTALPTGGDYGIYLGDLYEYSTATFDMNTATGFDYCGIYNDDCYYTSDITITNNTLTGISSGADYGIYVYETAEGSDGTVNNNTCTNFDYAGIYYEYPSYEAGVAWINGNSLTALSTGADYGIYSYEVYTGQATYDGNTITNPDYCGIMLEYVDYGGSATISNNTVTMNTSGGDYGIYNYEVYEAGASLNVTGNTVTNYGNMGGGEAGFWQDDYTEYGSRLNVSNNTFTAHTNGSEYGIYSDGGMSDGCKGFFMNNVVEGYTYAGLYFYYTYDGSETTVTGNTFTPLANMGDYGILSDDGAEYGSTLNISNNTINSFTDTGIYYYYSYDGSHVAVNYNTINGDPNAGGYYGIYGDDGPEYGSTFEAIGNSIGGILGDVANDSAGIYTYYIYDGSQATICDNFIRGRTGEPGLYMSGLYFYYPPEYGSTLTICNNDIAGFWDASVYLYDDVEYGSSFHITNNKFDGGRFGIWTDGYDWIEGTDGSITGNTISNFSEVGIDANAIWGSIIDIANNRIQGNGSMAGVDIQDLVDGAAEVTIRNNCITGVDTGVEVEDIMDTAFVNVNGNDFDGVATTGIVNVMGLAANAIDGTGNFFGAVPTKATGEVDISGELGSAPDNDGDGVIDCDDACPETASGDDVDADGCSCIQLNPTGDADGDGVLDCNDNCPNVANADQADSDGDGVGDACSAAPPGPPPCGLLPCGPGTMMAMPFALLGILVMGRRRVR, from the coding sequence ATGTCGCGTACTCACACAAAGCTTGTTCAAGCTATCTGCATGACGGCTGTCGTCTCGACGCTGGCGTCCGCCGCGCGGGCCGTCGACATCAACGTACCGGGCGATTTCGCGACGATTCAAGCGGCTGTGGCGGCAGCCAGTGCCGGGGACCGCATTCTCGTCGGGCCCAACACGTACACCACGCCGGCCGGCGGCTTGGTGCTGAACGTTTCAAACCTGCAACTGTTGAGCACGGCCGGTTCGGCGACGACGATCATCGAGAACAACACGGCCGGCATGCCGGTCATCATCATCGCGGCGCCGGGCGTCATCGTGGGTGACGTGGGCCAGGGCTTCCACATTCGCCAGTTACAGGCCGCGAGCGATGCGATCGAAGTGCAGGCCGATCAGGTCAAGTTCGGCGTCCCGACGACGATCCAGTCCAACCGCATCTCGGGCAATGACTCGGACGACGGCATTTACGTCGATGACTTCATCGAAGCCGGCCTGTTCATCGTGCAGAACAACACGTTTGACCGCAACGGCGGCACGTACTCGTTCTATCGCGGTGTTTATTTCGACAGCAGCGACCATCCGAGCACGAACGTCAGCACCGTCTGTCTGTACGACTCCAACGTGGACATCCTCAACAACACATTGAACGACATCGACGAGGATGGATTTTACTTTGATGATGACGTGTACAAGTGCAACGTCAACATCAACAACAACACGGTCATGGGCCTCACCGGCTACTGCGGCGTGTACGGCACCGATGTCTTCGACATCTTCAGCACGCTGAACATCAACGGCAACACGTTCGACGCGTTCAGTTACGGCATCTATGTATACGGCATCTACAGCCACGGAACCTGCACGATCAACAACAACACCGTGACCGACTTCGATAGCGACGGCATCGAAGTTGACTACATTTACTACCAGAGCACCTGCACGATCAACAACAACACGGTCACGGGTGACGGCACGGCCGGTGAAGGCATCTATCCGTACGACACGGATTACGCCAGCACAACGACCGTCAGCGGCAACACCGTCAGCGGAATCGACTACTGCGGCATCTATGCCTATTACAACTACTACGGCTCGACGGTGGTCATCACGGATAACACCGTCAGCAGCAGCACAATGATGGACTATGGTATTTTCGTCGACACCGAGTACGGCTCGAACACCACGATCACCGGCAACACGATCAGCGGCTTCGACTACGCCGGCATCGACGAGTACTACCCCTACGCCGGCTGCACGGTCAACATCAGCAACAACACCTGCACGGCCGACAATGGCGGCGGCGACTACGGCATCTATGTAGAGGATCCCGAGTACGGCAACACAGTCACGGTGAACAACAACACCGCGTCGAACTTCGACTACGCCGGTATCTACTTCGGCGACTCCTACGACAACACGCACATCACCTGCAACAACAACATGCTGACGGCTCTGCCGACCGGCGGTGATTATGGCATCTACCTCGGCGACCTGTACGAGTACAGCACGGCGACGTTCGACATGAACACCGCGACCGGCTTCGACTACTGCGGCATCTACAACGATGACTGCTACTACACGTCCGACATCACGATCACCAACAATACGTTGACCGGCATCTCCAGCGGCGCCGACTACGGCATCTACGTCTATGAGACGGCCGAAGGCTCCGACGGAACGGTGAACAACAACACCTGCACCAACTTCGACTACGCGGGTATTTACTACGAGTACCCGTCGTACGAAGCGGGCGTCGCCTGGATCAACGGCAACTCGTTGACTGCGTTGTCGACCGGGGCCGACTACGGCATATACTCCTATGAGGTGTACACCGGTCAGGCCACCTACGACGGCAACACGATCACCAACCCGGACTACTGTGGCATTATGCTCGAGTACGTCGACTACGGCGGCTCGGCCACGATCAGCAACAACACGGTCACGATGAACACCAGCGGCGGCGACTACGGCATCTACAACTACGAAGTGTACGAAGCCGGCGCCAGCCTGAACGTCACCGGCAACACCGTCACCAACTACGGCAACATGGGCGGCGGCGAGGCCGGTTTCTGGCAGGATGACTACACCGAGTACGGCTCACGCCTGAACGTGTCCAACAACACGTTTACGGCTCACACCAACGGCTCGGAATACGGCATCTACAGCGACGGCGGCATGTCGGACGGCTGCAAGGGCTTCTTCATGAACAACGTCGTGGAGGGCTACACCTACGCCGGCCTGTACTTCTACTACACCTACGACGGTTCCGAGACGACCGTCACCGGCAACACCTTCACCCCGCTGGCCAACATGGGCGACTACGGCATCTTGTCGGACGACGGCGCCGAGTACGGCAGTACCCTGAACATCAGCAACAACACGATTAACAGCTTCACCGACACCGGCATCTACTACTACTACTCGTACGATGGAAGCCACGTCGCCGTGAACTACAACACCATCAATGGCGACCCCAATGCCGGCGGGTACTACGGCATCTACGGCGACGACGGTCCGGAGTACGGCTCCACCTTCGAGGCCATCGGCAACAGCATCGGCGGCATCCTCGGCGACGTCGCGAATGATTCCGCCGGCATCTACACCTATTACATCTACGACGGTAGCCAAGCGACCATCTGCGATAACTTTATCCGTGGGCGGACGGGCGAGCCGGGCCTCTACATGTCGGGATTGTACTTCTACTACCCGCCGGAGTATGGCTCGACCTTGACGATCTGCAACAACGACATCGCCGGCTTCTGGGATGCGTCAGTCTATCTCTACGATGATGTCGAGTACGGCAGTTCGTTCCACATCACCAACAACAAGTTTGACGGCGGTCGATTCGGCATCTGGACCGACGGCTACGACTGGATCGAAGGCACCGACGGCTCGATCACCGGCAACACGATCTCGAACTTCTCCGAGGTCGGCATCGATGCCAACGCCATCTGGGGCTCGATCATCGACATCGCCAACAACCGGATCCAGGGCAACGGCTCGATGGCCGGTGTGGACATTCAGGACCTGGTCGATGGCGCGGCCGAAGTGACCATCCGCAACAACTGCATCACCGGCGTCGATACCGGTGTTGAAGTGGAAGACATCATGGATACGGCCTTCGTGAACGTGAACGGCAACGACTTCGACGGCGTCGCGACGACCGGCATCGTCAACGTGATGGGTCTGGCCGCCAATGCGATCGACGGAACCGGCAACTTCTTCGGCGCCGTGCCGACGAAGGCCACCGGCGAAGTTGATATCAGCGGCGAGCTGGGCTCGGCGCCGGACAACGACGGCGACGGCGTCATCGACTGCGACGACGCCTGTCCCGAGACGGCCAGCGGCGACGACGTGGACGCCGACGGCTGCTCGTGCATCCAGCTGAACCCGACCGGCGATGCCGACGGGGACGGCGTGTTGGATTGCAACGACAACTGCCCGAACGTGGCGAACGCCGATCAGGCCGATTCGGATGGCGATGGAGTTGGCGATGCCTGCTCCGCCGCGCCTCCGGGCCCGCCGCCGTGCGGTCTGCTGCCGTGCGGTCCGGGCACGATGATGGCGATGCCGTTTGCCTTGCTCGGCATCCTCGTCATGGGCCGCCGACGCGTGCGGTGA
- a CDS encoding 3 beta-hydroxysteroid dehydrogenase/Delta 5-->4-isomerase — MQALVTGGGGFLGRTIVERLLARGDRVRVLARGDYPDLRTAGADLVRADLRDRAAVIDACKGCETIFHVAALAGIWGDERRYREVNYDGTLNVLAGARTHGAARLIYTSSPSVVFDGRDLAGVNESVPYPLHYQAAYPKTKAMAERAVLDASNASFATVALRPHLIWGPRDNHLVPRILARAGSLRRIGHADPLIDTTFVDNAAEAHLLAADRLAPGAACAGRAYFISNGEPRPLWEIVNRILASGGLPPVTRRVPAWLANVAAVSMEATHRVLRIDREPRLTRFLVGELTKAHWFDIAAAKRDLGYIPRVSLDEGFERLDAWLKKPV; from the coding sequence GTGCAGGCGCTGGTAACCGGCGGCGGAGGCTTTCTCGGCCGAACAATCGTCGAGCGACTGTTGGCGCGGGGCGACCGCGTGCGCGTGCTCGCGCGCGGAGACTACCCCGACCTGCGGACGGCCGGGGCGGATCTGGTCCGCGCCGACCTGCGCGATCGCGCCGCCGTCATAGATGCCTGCAAGGGATGCGAGACGATCTTTCATGTCGCGGCGCTGGCCGGCATCTGGGGCGACGAACGACGATACCGAGAGGTCAACTACGACGGCACGCTGAACGTGCTCGCCGGCGCCCGGACGCATGGCGCCGCACGGCTGATCTACACCAGTTCGCCCAGCGTCGTCTTCGACGGTCGCGACCTGGCCGGCGTGAACGAATCCGTGCCGTACCCGTTGCATTACCAAGCGGCTTATCCGAAGACCAAGGCTATGGCCGAGCGCGCCGTGCTCGACGCATCGAATGCGTCGTTTGCCACCGTCGCGTTGCGACCGCACTTGATCTGGGGCCCGCGCGACAATCACCTCGTGCCGCGCATCCTCGCCCGCGCGGGATCGCTTCGTCGCATCGGCCATGCCGACCCGCTGATTGATACGACCTTTGTCGACAACGCCGCCGAGGCTCACCTTCTGGCCGCTGATCGGCTCGCTCCCGGCGCGGCCTGCGCGGGCCGCGCGTACTTCATCTCCAACGGCGAGCCGCGCCCGCTCTGGGAGATCGTCAATCGAATCCTCGCCTCCGGCGGTTTGCCGCCGGTCACGCGCCGCGTTCCTGCCTGGCTCGCCAACGTCGCGGCCGTCTCGATGGAGGCAACCCATCGCGTACTGCGAATCGACCGGGAGCCGCGTCTCACTCGGTTTCTGGTCGGGGAACTTACGAAGGCCCACTGGTTTGACATCGCCGCAGCAAAGCGGGACCTGGGTTACATCCCGCGCGTTTCATTGGACGAAGGGTTTGAACGCCTCGACGCCTGGCTCAAGAAGCCCGTCTGA
- the fcbA2 gene encoding 4-chlorobenzoate--CoA ligase, whose translation MNLSASMPILNVSSHLAQATKANPDQPAIIWRRGHGYARWSFSELNHEVDALAHGLAAAGVSRGTRTILMARPSAEFFALTFALYRVGAVPVLVDPGMGRRRMVQCLAAIHAEAFVGIPLAHVLRITNPVAFRSVRTAVTIGRRLAWGGHTLDSLRAMGGRAGRGAPFETTDTQPDDPAAIIFTTGSTGPPKAVLFQHRTFDAQVRMLREHFGIRPGEIDLPTFPLFALFDPALGMTAVIPEMDPTRPARVDPTKIIRAICDNNVTHMFGSPALLNRVGRFGEAMGLKLPSLRRIISAGAAVPPDVLKRFAALLDDSARIHTPYGATEALPVASIDHREILDDTASRTADGEGTCVGRPLPDATVRVIRITDDPIPAWDESLVLPQGQIGEFVVKGPMVTRAYLSSGEEHAPGATALHTGATASSNGLNQSSHSDSSTRANQLAKIPDGGDLWHRMGDVGWIDERGRLWFCGRKSHRVETAEGILFTEPVEAIFNQHPAVFRSALVGIGKRPHQRPVVCFELEESHRDTDRPKLIRELNELAARHDSTRTIHTFLINTRFPVDIRHNSKIFREKLAVWAAERLRKKPCRRW comes from the coding sequence ATGAACCTTAGCGCTTCCATGCCCATTCTGAACGTCAGCAGCCACCTCGCTCAAGCGACGAAGGCGAATCCGGATCAGCCCGCCATCATCTGGAGGCGCGGCCATGGTTACGCGCGGTGGTCGTTCTCCGAACTGAACCACGAGGTCGACGCGCTCGCTCACGGACTGGCCGCCGCGGGCGTGTCGCGCGGCACGCGAACGATTCTCATGGCACGACCCAGCGCCGAATTCTTCGCGCTGACGTTTGCACTCTATCGCGTCGGTGCCGTGCCTGTCCTCGTCGATCCCGGCATGGGTCGCCGGCGTATGGTCCAATGCCTCGCCGCCATCCACGCCGAGGCGTTTGTAGGCATCCCGCTCGCGCATGTGCTGCGAATCACAAATCCCGTCGCGTTTCGATCCGTGCGAACGGCCGTCACGATCGGTCGGCGACTCGCCTGGGGCGGTCACACGCTCGATAGCCTTCGAGCGATGGGAGGGCGCGCCGGCCGCGGCGCGCCATTCGAGACGACGGACACTCAACCCGATGACCCCGCTGCGATTATCTTCACCACTGGTTCAACCGGCCCGCCCAAGGCGGTGCTGTTTCAGCATCGAACGTTCGACGCGCAGGTGCGGATGCTGCGCGAGCACTTCGGCATTCGACCCGGTGAAATCGACCTGCCGACGTTCCCCCTGTTTGCACTCTTCGATCCGGCACTGGGCATGACTGCCGTCATCCCCGAAATGGATCCGACGCGCCCGGCACGGGTCGATCCGACGAAGATCATCCGCGCCATATGCGACAACAACGTGACACATATGTTTGGTTCGCCGGCGCTGCTCAATCGCGTGGGGCGGTTCGGCGAGGCAATGGGCCTGAAACTGCCGTCGTTGCGGCGAATCATCTCCGCCGGGGCAGCCGTCCCGCCCGATGTCCTGAAGCGATTTGCCGCCCTGCTCGACGATTCAGCGCGCATTCACACGCCCTACGGCGCAACCGAAGCACTGCCCGTCGCCTCGATCGATCACCGCGAAATACTGGATGACACCGCCTCCCGCACCGCAGACGGCGAGGGCACCTGCGTCGGCCGCCCTCTGCCAGATGCGACCGTGCGCGTGATTCGTATTACCGATGATCCGATTCCCGCGTGGGACGAATCGCTCGTGCTTCCGCAGGGACAGATCGGTGAGTTCGTCGTTAAGGGGCCGATGGTAACGCGAGCCTATCTAAGCAGTGGAGAAGAGCACGCTCCGGGTGCCACTGCCTTACACACGGGTGCCACTGCTTCAAGCAATGGCTTGAATCAAAGCAGCCACTCCGATTCTTCGACCCGCGCCAACCAACTCGCGAAGATTCCTGACGGCGGCGACCTCTGGCACCGCATGGGCGACGTCGGCTGGATCGACGAGCGCGGGCGACTGTGGTTCTGCGGCCGCAAGAGCCATCGGGTCGAGACTGCCGAGGGCATCCTGTTCACCGAGCCGGTCGAGGCGATCTTTAATCAGCACCCAGCCGTCTTTCGTTCGGCGCTGGTCGGCATCGGCAAGCGGCCCCATCAGCGACCGGTGGTCTGCTTTGAGCTGGAGGAATCTCACCGCGACACGGATCGCCCGAAGTTGATTCGCGAGTTGAACGAGCTGGCGGCGCGGCACGATTCAACGCGCACGATTCACACGTTCCTGATCAACACGCGCTTTCCTGTTGACATTCGTCACAATTCAAAGATCTTTCGAGAGAAGCTGGCCGTCTGGGCGGCGGAAAGGTTGCGCAAGAAACCGTGCAGGCGCTGGTAA
- the hhoB gene encoding Putative serine protease HhoB precursor: MKSFTCILMFAFLLPTVAARAQDALPERTLTKLKAATVFVKTKGPGQERRGTGFLVRKKGKIGWVVTNAHVLGQSGESDPVVEVVFHSGDPDELVLTGALAARDDAQDLAVLRVEAPRLPLPIDKAPKKKVDATLPVYILGFPLGEALAMGRSNPGVTVSKGSVSSVRKDSDGRIEAVQIDGEFNPGNSGGPVVDASGGLVGIATAKVSGTHISFAIPHENLQEMFGGRVRAITLSEKSNARGAMTLDVSADLSDPVDAVSRVAVLIAPKKPNDRLDRDSRGRYTALKGAKVCNLQKSRGAFRGEIKLQNRSTTSAEYWVQTRYVRGKNDNQLMEPRELSLTFDQSAPARKAKENESDGPEDGGEENADAEAVPPAKDSETKTPAVIDEALVAGGGRYLVLKLREMPALAVYDTWKGEMAGNLRLPSSQFVYAAGGDLAVVYFDEDNLLQTWDLAKLEKKLTKPNPVSGRVKNLLMGSARGDQAVVQFQASGSSTGDHYLLNTRTLQPVNKGGQPVMWRGHHSYFEHPGYLRANRDLTILTEWSRSGSPSGVTVHTRRGNEFTAKNDHTSAGFLAPGEDNRIYTGIGDLYSTDAVKVGSISGQSLFPGVGGGFYLGLRQEDGRISVYPCGKASPLCQWGVFPDWNKETQDQMRYVRSDAMPPDRRIVFLPTIGRIVMLPLDNQRVVMKKFDLKATLDESGIDYLVVTSAPPPTVQPRKAWKYQIHVLSKAGKPTYKLDFAPQGMKVSEDGLITWKPPAKLPPQGEKVVVLIRDAGEEELFHSFTLHGPGGAGASGGSSGSGNSSGAGVHRIEYGR; this comes from the coding sequence ATGAAGTCCTTCACGTGCATTCTTATGTTCGCGTTTCTTCTGCCTACGGTCGCGGCAAGGGCGCAGGATGCGCTGCCGGAGCGAACGCTCACCAAACTCAAGGCGGCGACGGTCTTTGTCAAAACGAAAGGCCCCGGTCAGGAGCGACGCGGGACGGGGTTCCTGGTTCGCAAGAAGGGCAAGATCGGCTGGGTGGTGACCAATGCGCACGTCCTCGGTCAATCGGGCGAATCCGACCCGGTGGTGGAGGTCGTGTTTCACAGCGGCGATCCGGACGAGCTGGTTCTGACCGGCGCGCTGGCGGCGCGCGACGACGCGCAAGACCTCGCTGTGCTGCGCGTCGAGGCGCCGCGGTTGCCGTTGCCGATCGACAAAGCGCCGAAGAAAAAAGTTGACGCGACGCTGCCTGTATACATCCTGGGCTTTCCGCTCGGCGAGGCGCTGGCCATGGGTCGATCCAATCCGGGTGTGACGGTATCCAAAGGGTCTGTGTCAAGCGTTCGCAAGGATTCCGACGGCCGCATCGAAGCGGTTCAGATCGACGGCGAGTTCAACCCCGGCAACTCCGGGGGGCCGGTGGTTGATGCATCGGGCGGATTGGTTGGAATCGCCACGGCGAAAGTATCGGGGACTCACATCAGCTTTGCGATCCCGCATGAGAACTTGCAGGAGATGTTCGGCGGCCGGGTCCGCGCGATCACACTCTCGGAGAAGTCCAACGCGCGCGGCGCGATGACGCTCGACGTATCGGCCGATCTAAGCGATCCGGTGGACGCGGTCTCGCGCGTGGCGGTGCTGATTGCGCCGAAGAAGCCGAACGATCGGCTGGATCGAGACAGCCGGGGGCGATACACCGCGCTGAAGGGCGCAAAGGTCTGTAATCTTCAGAAGAGTCGCGGCGCGTTCAGAGGCGAGATCAAACTGCAGAATCGCTCGACGACCTCGGCCGAGTATTGGGTGCAGACTCGGTACGTGCGCGGCAAGAACGACAACCAGCTGATGGAGCCGCGCGAACTGTCACTGACGTTTGATCAGTCCGCCCCCGCGCGCAAGGCAAAGGAGAACGAATCGGATGGACCGGAGGATGGCGGCGAGGAAAATGCCGATGCCGAAGCCGTTCCTCCGGCGAAAGACTCCGAGACAAAAACGCCGGCCGTGATTGACGAAGCCCTGGTCGCAGGCGGCGGGCGGTATCTTGTGTTGAAGCTGCGCGAGATGCCGGCGTTGGCGGTCTATGACACCTGGAAGGGTGAGATGGCCGGCAATCTGCGACTGCCGTCGAGCCAGTTTGTGTACGCGGCCGGCGGCGATCTCGCCGTGGTGTATTTTGATGAAGACAATCTTCTGCAGACATGGGACCTGGCGAAGCTGGAAAAGAAGCTGACCAAGCCGAATCCCGTTTCCGGTCGCGTCAAGAACCTGCTGATGGGATCGGCGCGCGGCGATCAGGCCGTGGTGCAGTTTCAGGCAAGCGGATCGAGTACCGGCGACCACTACCTGCTCAACACGCGCACGTTGCAACCTGTGAACAAGGGCGGCCAGCCGGTCATGTGGCGCGGTCACCACAGTTACTTCGAGCATCCCGGATACTTGCGCGCGAATCGCGACCTGACGATTCTGACCGAGTGGTCGCGCAGCGGCAGCCCTTCCGGCGTTACGGTGCACACGCGCCGGGGAAATGAGTTCACCGCGAAGAACGATCATACCTCCGCGGGGTTCCTCGCGCCGGGAGAAGACAATCGCATCTATACGGGGATCGGTGACCTGTATTCCACCGATGCCGTCAAAGTCGGCAGCATCAGCGGGCAGAGCTTGTTCCCCGGGGTCGGCGGCGGCTTCTACCTCGGTCTGCGTCAGGAAGACGGAAGGATCTCCGTCTATCCGTGCGGCAAGGCGTCGCCGCTGTGCCAGTGGGGCGTGTTTCCCGATTGGAACAAGGAGACGCAGGACCAAATGCGGTACGTCCGGTCCGATGCGATGCCGCCGGACCGGCGGATCGTGTTCCTGCCGACGATCGGGCGGATCGTGATGCTGCCGCTGGATAATCAGCGCGTGGTCATGAAAAAGTTTGACCTGAAGGCGACGCTCGACGAGTCGGGGATTGATTATCTCGTCGTGACCTCCGCGCCGCCGCCGACGGTGCAGCCGCGCAAGGCGTGGAAGTATCAGATCCATGTGCTCTCCAAGGCGGGGAAGCCGACGTACAAGCTCGACTTCGCTCCGCAGGGGATGAAAGTCAGCGAGGACGGGCTGATCACCTGGAAGCCGCCGGCCAAGTTGCCGCCGCAAGGGGAGAAGGTGGTCGTTCTGATTCGCGATGCGGGCGAAGAAGAGCTGTTTCACAGCTTTACGCTGCATGGCCCCGGCGGCGCAGGCGCAAGCGGCGGCAGTTCGGGAAGCGGTAATTCGAGTGGCGCCGGCGTGCATCGTATCGAGTACGGACGCTAG
- the dhmA gene encoding Haloalkane dehalogenase, whose product MLGASSDWRALYPFQSHWLNRTGLRLHYLDEGSGPPVLMLHGNPTWSFYYRELVRALAPTHRCIVPDHIGCGLSDKPPAGRYPYTLDARVADVEALLDHLDIRDNLTLVLHDWGGMIGGTVAVRRPERISRMVILNTAAFLLPTGKPLPMRLRVLRDGGPLAKLMVQGMNLFAAPAVRMASAKGLPRDVAAGLLAPYDSWANRIATLRFVQDIPLAPGDASYNTALHTQENLDRLADKPMLICWGMKDFVFDSNFLAEWRRRFPRAAVHTFPDAGHYVLEDARDEVIERVRAFLPDARAHTTPSDAMRARAAPESVS is encoded by the coding sequence ATGCTTGGAGCTTCATCCGATTGGCGAGCGCTCTACCCCTTCCAAAGCCACTGGCTCAACCGCACCGGTCTGCGCCTGCATTACCTCGACGAGGGAAGCGGCCCGCCGGTGCTGATGCTGCACGGCAACCCGACGTGGTCGTTCTACTACCGCGAGCTGGTGCGGGCCCTGGCCCCCACCCATCGCTGCATCGTGCCCGATCACATCGGCTGCGGCCTGTCCGACAAACCGCCGGCGGGGCGATACCCGTACACGCTCGACGCGCGCGTGGCGGATGTGGAGGCCCTGCTCGATCATCTCGACATTCGGGATAATCTGACGCTCGTGCTCCACGACTGGGGCGGCATGATCGGCGGCACGGTCGCCGTCCGTCGGCCGGAGCGCATTTCGCGCATGGTGATCCTCAACACCGCTGCGTTTCTGCTGCCGACGGGCAAACCGCTGCCGATGCGACTGCGCGTCCTGCGCGACGGCGGGCCGCTGGCAAAGCTGATGGTGCAGGGGATGAATCTCTTCGCCGCTCCCGCGGTGCGCATGGCCAGCGCGAAGGGCCTGCCGCGCGACGTCGCCGCCGGGCTGCTCGCGCCGTACGACTCGTGGGCCAATCGCATCGCCACGCTGCGCTTCGTGCAGGACATTCCTCTGGCCCCCGGCGACGCGAGTTACAACACCGCCCTGCACACACAGGAGAACCTCGACCGCCTCGCCGACAAGCCGATGCTGATCTGCTGGGGAATGAAGGACTTTGTCTTTGATTCGAACTTTCTCGCCGAGTGGCGAAGGCGATTTCCCCGGGCGGCCGTGCACACCTTTCCCGACGCGGGGCACTACGTGCTGGAGGATGCCCGCGATGAGGTCATCGAGCGCGTTCGGGCGTTCCTGCCCGATGCGCGAGCTCACACGACGCCATCCGATGCGATGCGCGCTAGAGCAGCACCCGAATCAGTGAGTTAG